One genomic window of Globicephala melas chromosome 8, mGloMel1.2, whole genome shotgun sequence includes the following:
- the UCP2 gene encoding dicarboxylate carrier SLC25A8: MVGFKATDVPPTATVKFLGAGTAACIADLITFPLDTAKVRLQIQGERQGPVQAAASAQYRGVLGTILTMVRTEGPRSLYKGLVAGLQRQMSFASIRIGLYDSVKQFYTKGSEHAGIGSHLLAGSTTGALAVAVAQPTDVVKVRFQAHAQAGGGRRYQSTIEAYKTIAREEGFRGLWKGTSPNVARNAVVNCAELVTYDLIKDTLLKANLMTDDLPCHFTSAFGAGFCTTIISSPVDVVKTRYMNSALCQYRSAGHCALTMLQKEGPQAFYKGFMPSFLRLGSWNVVMFVTYEQLKRALVAACASRDAPF, encoded by the exons ATGGTTGGGTTCAAGGCCACAGATGTGCCCCCTACTGCCACTGTGAAGTTCCTGGGGGCTGGCACAGCTGCCTGCATTGCAGATCTCATCACCTTTCCCCTGGATACTGCTAAAGTCCGGCTGCAG ATCCAAGGAGAAAGGCAGGGGCCAGTGCAGGCTGCGGCCAGTGCCCAGTACCGCGGGGTGCTGGGCACCATCCTGACCATGGTGCGCACCGAGGGCCCCCGCAGCCTCTACAAAGGGCTGGTCGCCGGCCTGCAGCGCCAGATGAGCTTTGCCTCCATCCGCATCGGCCTCTACGACTCTGTCAAGCAGTTCTACACCAAGGGCTCTGAGC ATGCCGGCATCGGGAGCCACCTCCTGGCAGGCAGCACCACAGGTGCCTTGGCTGTGGCCGTGGCCCAGCCAACGGATGTGGTAAAGGTCCGATTCCAGGCGCACGCCCAGGCTGGAGGTGGCCGGAGGTATCAAAGCACCATTGAGGCCTACAAGACCATTGCCCGAGAGGAAGGGTTTCGGGGACTCTGGAAAG GGACCTCTCCCAATGTCGCTCGTAATGCTGTTGTCAACTGTGCTGAGCTGGTGACCTACGACCTCATCAAGGACACTCTCCTGAAGGCCAACCTAATGACAG ATGACCTCCCTTGCCACTTCACTTCCGCTTTCGGGGCGGGCTTCTGCACCACCATCATCTCCTCCCCTGTCGACGTGGTCAAGACGAGATACATGAACTCTGCCCTATGCCAGTACCGCAGTGCTGGCCACTGCGCCCTCACCATGCTGCAGAAGGAGGGTCCCCAAGCCTTCTACAAAGG GTTCATGCCCTCCTTTCTCCGATTGGGTTCCTGGAACGTGGTGATGTTCGTCACCTATGAACAGCTAAAACGGGCCCTCGTGGCTGCCTGTGCTTCCCGGGATGCTCCCTTTTGA